From the Trifolium pratense cultivar HEN17-A07 linkage group LG4, ARS_RC_1.1, whole genome shotgun sequence genome, the window CTTAGATTGAAGAAGCAAAATAAGAGGAGAATATGGCTCATAGAAGCCATTGTATGAGAGAGGATAATGGAAAACTTCAATGATTCAGTGGATAGTTTATAATTGTTTCTAATGCTTAAGTTAAGATAAGAAGGTTTGAAATTAGGTAGTACTAACCACTGATTAGTGaagttaaaatgaataatacaaATAATCTGACTAGACAGTTAATTGGACTCTTAAAAGACCAAGATGCATGCACATGCACTTACtaatacttttttatataaaaataataatactagtGACCGAATGAAATTATGATATTTAGTTTTCAGAGTATCTTCACAAGCttcaatctttgaaattttatatatgaTACTTGAATATGTTTGTGTATTTAAAATGTTTTACCGCGCGGTATAAGAATGTACGTGTTCCTTGGAGATCAATCTGAGATCTTCTTATTACTACATAAATTGTGTACACAAACCATTTAAAATAGGATTTTTGAAATCTCAACTTTAAGTTTTGAATGATGATTTCTTTAATATTTGGAGAAAGTGAGAAACAAACAAATGGTAATAGCTACAAAATGGATAACCTACTCCCTGTGTGGAGTATGACAGAGGAAGTATATGAGGTGCAAAATTGGTTTTGGATATTCATGGTCCACACACGTTTAAATTTTGGTACAAGTcttctattaaatttttattagtaaaatcaaattcaataggtcccttaagcatgtggtcaggaGTTCGATCCCTGATTTATGCGTATGGAAAAATTTCGGCTGGGAGGAAATAATACATCTTGTGTGTCCTAGAAGTTCTCCGACTGAGACTAGTTATCGTTAATGACGATGAAAACGTCGTaccaatataataataataaaaaaaatcaaattcaatatcTCAAAATTTACAACATTCACACACTGCACACTAATCATTCACCTACATTAGACGCATGATAATATGTAGTGATGAATATTTGGTGTTAGATTATAATATgtcttttttttggttattcGCAAATGTTTAAcccaaaatatttgatttttacaaATTCATGGACTAATTTGATTTCATTGTAATTAGATAcgtgtgtgattttttttatcattaaatgaaaatgaaaggaagcaaatatttattttttagatgtaaataaaaaataaaataaaaactaagatCTAGATACACGTGGTAAAGGAATCTTATGTACTATGTTATATGCATGGTATGTATTTTGTTGGCATTGGCAAGAATTGTCTGTAATAATTGAGATATATAAGTTCTAAAAAATGCAgaccaaataaaaaattcatcaaaaaCAATAATTGAGATTTAAAATAATGTGTAGCAAAAAGTTAGTGCATCATATTTGCTTACCTCGCAACAGAACTCTGGATTATCGGGACTCATTCCCCTAGAAACCagatgattaattaaaaaaaacaaagtccATTTTAACTTATAActtttaagaggggtttttgttgaaatgaaattaaaatgaattaaatgaGCCATAGATTGCACAATTGCTTGTTTATTTCTTTCTCCTTTGTTAGTCCATTACTACACATTGTtccaaacaaaaggaaaaaagtcGCCAATGAAAGATTGACTTACTTTATGccccatttttttttctagtgtgataaaaaataaattttaaataaaagatttcTAGGAACTCAAAAAATTATCCAATCACTTTGTTAAAAAATCTAttcctaaaaaaattatgcttgGAAAAATCATTATAGGGATTAATTTTTTAAACCGAGAATAAAACACTTTCGAAAAGTATAAAAATCTGtcatttaattttgttagaccggtaattttttttttgtacatgtaATTTTCTAACAAGTAACCAATAACTTTAGTAATATACTATAGTATGGATACTTCTAAAATGGTAaatagaggtgggaataggctaggccgagctaggctttgccaagcctgagcttggcctgtcaaaaaatcgaaggtctgagtcTGCCCTGTgacctatcataggcttaaattctaggtctgagcctggccttttgaaagtctgatgtggcctgttagcctgtttaaaagcctatttcatatgaacatatttaaataaataattatatttattttgaaatatacttatgaactaataaaataatgttccatttgatattttagagaatttgactatatatgtcatcatatttcaattctagtttataataatacatttatatatgttaataactaatgtagattaataaacttaaattacttaaaaagttaatagatttataatttaatcaaagtataaattttaatatataaataataatcataataaaaatattattcatgttaacttaaataggccggcctagtaggcctcaaaggcttttttaatggcctgcggcctgacccttttagctaaataggcttataaaaaagcattggcctgctctatttaaagaaataggctggcctggcctgagcctatgtaggctaggccttaaggccatgtaggccggcctggcctgttcccacctctaatgGTAAAGAACCCGTATCGGGTACGTACCAGTATCGGATACTCCATGGTACTCGTATGATACGCACCGATTTcgtacccatttttatttggttgaattaTGACGATGAATACGGAAAAAACATACTGactgttaaaaaatttcttcaaattaatattataattttttattatatttcaattatctctcattttttatgaaaataattgagACGgtggacaaaaaaaattaaatctttaaagcataatgataataattcacttaaaaataatttttttaatattattaacgtacccgtaccttaaattttctaaaaatatcataCCGTGTACCAGTACCcgtaccggataccggtaccgtacccgtatCTAGGCAACATAatataattatcgattaaaaaaaatatacattttttaggTAACATgggtaaattgaaattttgtgttttgaGCGGTAAATATTTTAGTGAGAAAAATTACTTACAGCGCTCACTATTTTGATAGAGATTTGAAAATCCCGCCATTTTCACTTTAGCTTTTAAAACCCAACAGTCTCacaatcacaacaacaacaacaacaacaatgggAAATCAACGAAATCATCGCAAAGAAGAAGATGGCGGCGGCGCTGTCGTGGTGATTTCAGCTTCATCGCAGCATTACGAACAGATTAGGGAACAAAGGATGAAAGAGAACGCTGAGAGAATGCATAAACTTGGATTGTTAAATCTTTCTCTTAAGCTCAAGAAAACCCCTCGCCCTCAGATCAAGAAAATTTCGTTACCATCCATTCAACCCCAAAGACGTTCTTCTAGGTATGTGTTCTTCTATTAGTATCTCAACTGTGTTGATATCAAAATTCATGTATTAATTAGGTTACAGCATTTTATACTGTGATTGGGAAACCCtaaaatttagtttattatttcTGTTTTATGTTTGATGGGTTTACAGAATAATGACCCTGGCTTCGGTTGACTATGGTTCAAAGCGACCTCGTGCACCACATCAACAACATTCATCATCAAGTaagaaaaagaaggaattgGAGATTTATATACCAGAAGGTACAAACCCTGAAGTTTACACTGAAGAGCATGAGAAGCTTCTGGGAGATTGTGAGACTGCTTGGGaattgtatgtggatggatatgaTGAGGATGGGGAGCGTATATATGATCCAACCAAGGGAGAGAAATGTCATCAATGCAGGTAAAATATTCACATTGCTCtctcatatatatatgatctcTCCATTACATGGTTTGTTAGTTTCTATGTGTGCACTacaatttattttgaaacaagGAATCTgctaaatttattgttttttgaacAAGCTGATAAATGTATTGTTACAAAGttaaaatattcaatttcattatttttcaaattattatcagtttCGACGTGTCTGGTGTTCGTGTCTATGTTATTGCTTCATAGGATATTCCAAATTCCCTATCGTAAGGAGAATCACGTATTCAAGGGACCTGAGCTATTGGATATCGTATTATGACTCTACGAAATCAATGAGAGCTCAGAACTTCTATCAAAGGTCAAGATCAATGACTTTGTGAATGCATGATTGCAGAGAATCTTATAACAAAAACAACTAAATAACCAATACATAAAAATCACAATGATTAACAGCTGAATTGAAGCTTGGTGTCCGTTGGAGTGTATGCAGCGCTAATCTCTACTTGCTGTTGAGTGACTTGTAGTCCTCCTTTGTGTTTTTTCCTGCGTTCTCCTCCTTTGTTATAGGCCTTTTGTTTGGCAGGTTTTCTGTGCTTGCTGTTATGTTCCTAgcagttttgttttttatgcaCTTGTATTTTCCCAGTTTTTGCTGTTTGCCCCTTAACATTCCTCATGTTTTGGTGGGCttaataatatcatttttttgctgctcaaaaaaaaaataaaattgaagctTCAACACAATTCTAGGAAACTTAGAATTCATTCCTTtggaaaacaaaatatatttcaaatgaGGGTgctaagaaaaataagagacaaGAGTTGGTGATGCAGCATAGTTACCAGAACATAGGACAAATTGGAAACCAACAAGCACCATAACCAAAGAAACAAAGCCCAAGGAGGAAACTTGTTGCAGGAAACTTTATCGAAAATTTTAACAGATGATGCCTGCCATGGCCGTGCCACCCCACTATTGACAACATTTGTTCTATGGTTTTTAAATGGTTTTACCTTAGGTAAAACAGTTTTATGCACGTGTTTTTCTTGCAGAACTCATTTGTCTCGTTTCCGTAGTTAATGCATAAAGTTGGCACATAAATTCTTCTGTTACTTGTTTCTCTCTGACCATAGAGAAGTTTTACTAAAATCATTTGTTTTCTTGTAGGCTTATAACTATTAGTCAGCTGACGAGTTGCAACAAATGCGAATTACCCCAAGGGCAGCTCTGTGGAGATTGCTTGTACACAAGGTAACATTGTTTCAGTTTGATATTTGGACTGTGAAAAGGTTTCAGTTTGTCAATATTTTTCCTCAGGGTGTTAACTCCATATAAAACTTAAAAAGTAGCCTTGTATTAGCAACTGTCACTGCCAATTTTAATAACAGTCATTTTCTACTACTGTAATATAGATATGGAGAAAACGTGAGAGAAGCTGATTTCAATCCCCAGTGGACTTGCCCTTGTTGCCGAGAAATTTGCAACTGCAATAGTTGCCGTAGGAAAAATGGTTGGATGCCTACTGGTAATATATACAATAAGGTTAGTTACATGATTTGACATTTGCATTTTGTTCCCCCCTCTTTAGTTCTATCTTCTTCAGTGTGCTTGAAAAAGTAATTGCAGGTTTTCATAAATGAATACAATTTTTGCTTCAAATACTTTAAATGAATCTTTCCCCTTAACTTTTCTCTTTGTAATTTTGTGGTTTCGAATGGAGGGTCAAGGTATGTGTATTCTGAAGCTGATTGTTTCCATTTCATTATGTTTGTAAGGTGGTGAAATTGGGATTCAAATCTGTTGCTCATTATCTAATTAAGACCCGTCGTTCTGTGGAAAGCATTGAAGGCTCGGGTGCTGAAAATATTGTTGCCCAAGAAATACCAGAGACCACTCAAGATACGACACAGAAGGGACCAATCCAGACGAGAAGGGCTCTGAGAAGTTAAAGGTAATCAAATGAATGCAAAGGATATCATTGAACAGAAACATAGCTTAATGACTTGTACATCTACATGAAGATGGTGATACCTTGTTTTGGATATTTAGACAAGTTGTTggttttcttatttttgttgGTTATGCATACAAACTTAGGCCATTTAACGTAAACATTTGCAGCCCTATGCCCTGAGTTTTGATAACATTCTTGTGTCATAGCTCTCAACTTGAGCAATTTTACCGAGCATTATGGGCTGtgtaaagaaaatatataatactCTTGATcttattccttatttttatcACGAAATGTGATTTATGTTGGATTTATTTTAAGGGTTGCTTATATAAAGCAACTTGTTTGATACAAACAAGATGAAAAAGGGGAGAGAATCAGACAACTAACCAGAAAAACCAAGCCCTGTTATACATTAAATTGGGAGAGGATTTTGAAGTGTAGACAACTAGTATTAGTTCTACATTGAACTTTCGCGAACCACATTCAAACAAAGATGCAACATATTGGGTCAGTGTTGTCATTTGCTTGAAACAATCAACTTAACGAACAAACTTGAGGAAAAAGATGCGCAAAACCTCACCTTTGCGCATCTTTCATTAGATTTAAGTGATCTGACAAGGCCATTTAGCATTAAGTTTTTTgtcaaagaaaattgttcaCTATTATCACCAATGACATTCTTGGTTTCACAATATCTCCCAGGTGACTCAGATTTGATACTTGGATTTTCTGCATTCAAATCTGATGCCTAATGGTTGGATCCTCCTGATGACAACTGCTTACAGTTTCCA encodes:
- the LOC123881971 gene encoding uncharacterized protein LOC123881971, producing MGNQRNHRKEEDGGGAVVVISASSQHYEQIREQRMKENAERMHKLGLLNLSLKLKKTPRPQIKKISLPSIQPQRRSSRIMTLASVDYGSKRPRAPHQQHSSSSKKKKELEIYIPEGTNPEVYTEEHEKLLGDCETAWELYVDGYDEDGERIYDPTKGEKCHQCRLITISQLTSCNKCELPQGQLCGDCLYTRYGENVREADFNPQWTCPCCREICNCNSCRRKNGWMPTGNIYNKVVKLGFKSVAHYLIKTRRSVESIEGSGAENIVAQEIPETTQDTTQKGPIQTRRALRS